The following coding sequences lie in one Paracidovorax avenae genomic window:
- a CDS encoding NAD+ synthase — translation MLRITLAQLNLTVGDIEGNVQRMTDAARQAAQAGSDLVVFTELALCGYYPGDMLEESGFMERVDAGIAALQDASRATPGLHWVVGTPTRAQGPGKRLHNSLLVLQDGAVRLTYAKQLLPTYNIFDERRHFEPGPDVARVLRIGHAQIGFLVCEDGWNDTVADYATNPFQRLADAAPDLVVSINASPSHIGKREVRHQVFGDAARRHGLPVVYVNQVGGQDQIIYDGASFAAEPEAGVVFEAPRFAEDVRTLCLEDGCFRSGDGGALPAVQREGLPTMDFYRQQIVLGLRDYARRCGFGQVVVGSSGGIDSALTLALAAEAMGAENVVAVTMPSRFSSSGSVDDSVALCRNLGIRLHTHPIADLVAGYAAQFEASFGQPLEGLPLENLQARIRGTILMEYSNAFGHLLLTTGNKSEISVGYCTLYGDTNGGLGLLGDLYKTEVFELSRHVNAHAGRELIPQAIIDKEPSAELAPGQRDVDSLPPYPVLDQVLKLLIEGEGLSHAEYADARDFAARLQHDEAGRALVHRVRRMIARNEYKRRQAPPILRVRAKAFGNGRQMPIAAKYV, via the coding sequence ATGCTCCGTATCACCCTTGCCCAGCTCAACCTCACCGTGGGCGACATCGAAGGCAACGTGCAGCGGATGACCGATGCCGCCCGGCAGGCGGCGCAGGCAGGTTCCGACCTGGTGGTGTTCACCGAACTGGCGCTGTGCGGCTACTACCCCGGCGACATGCTGGAAGAGTCCGGCTTCATGGAGCGCGTGGATGCCGGCATCGCCGCCCTGCAGGACGCCTCTCGCGCCACGCCGGGGCTCCACTGGGTGGTGGGCACCCCCACGCGCGCGCAGGGCCCCGGCAAGCGCCTGCACAACAGCCTGCTGGTGCTGCAGGACGGAGCGGTCCGCCTCACCTACGCCAAGCAGCTGCTGCCCACCTACAACATCTTCGACGAACGCCGCCACTTCGAGCCCGGCCCCGACGTCGCGCGGGTGCTGCGCATCGGCCACGCGCAGATCGGCTTCCTGGTCTGCGAGGACGGCTGGAACGACACCGTGGCCGACTACGCCACCAATCCCTTCCAGCGCCTGGCCGATGCCGCGCCCGACCTGGTGGTGAGCATCAATGCCAGCCCCAGCCACATCGGCAAGCGCGAGGTCCGGCACCAGGTCTTCGGCGACGCCGCGCGGCGCCACGGCCTGCCGGTGGTCTATGTGAACCAGGTCGGCGGCCAGGACCAGATCATCTATGACGGGGCCTCGTTCGCGGCGGAGCCGGAGGCGGGCGTGGTCTTCGAGGCGCCGAGGTTCGCCGAAGACGTGCGCACCCTGTGCCTGGAGGATGGGTGCTTCCGTTCCGGGGACGGCGGCGCCCTGCCCGCGGTGCAGCGGGAGGGCCTGCCCACGATGGACTTCTACCGCCAGCAGATCGTGCTCGGCCTGCGCGACTACGCGCGGCGCTGCGGCTTCGGGCAGGTGGTGGTCGGCAGTTCGGGCGGCATCGACAGCGCGCTGACCCTGGCGCTCGCCGCCGAGGCGATGGGCGCGGAGAACGTGGTGGCGGTGACCATGCCCTCGCGCTTTTCCTCCAGCGGATCGGTGGACGATTCGGTGGCGCTCTGCCGCAACCTCGGCATCCGGCTGCACACGCACCCCATCGCGGACCTGGTGGCAGGCTATGCCGCGCAGTTCGAGGCCAGCTTCGGCCAGCCGCTCGAAGGACTGCCGCTGGAGAACCTGCAGGCACGCATCCGCGGCACCATCCTGATGGAGTACTCGAACGCCTTCGGTCACCTGCTGCTCACCACGGGCAACAAGTCGGAGATTTCGGTGGGCTACTGCACGCTCTACGGCGATACGAACGGCGGCCTGGGACTGTTGGGCGACCTCTACAAGACCGAGGTGTTCGAGCTGTCCCGCCACGTCAACGCGCACGCCGGCCGCGAACTGATTCCCCAGGCCATCATCGACAAGGAGCCGTCGGCCGAACTGGCTCCCGGCCAGCGGGACGTGGACAGCCTGCCGCCCTATCCGGTGCTGGACCAGGTGCTCAAGCTCCTCATCGAAGGCGAGGGCCTTTCGCATGCCGAGTACGCCGACGCGCGCGACTTCGCCGCCCGCCTGCAGCATGACGAGGCCGGACGCGCGCTGGTGCACCGGGTGCGCCGGATGATCGCGCGCAACGAGTACAAGCGCCGCCAGGCGCCGCCCATCCTGCGCGTGCGTGCCAAGGCCTTCGGCAACGGCCGGCAGATGCCGATCGCGGCGAAGTACGTCTGA
- the pncB gene encoding nicotinate phosphoribosyltransferase: MAPIIQSLLDTDLYKFTMWQALLHRHPQTQAEYRFVCRNAPAFPLAELLPQVNAELDALCALRFSPDELDYLGGLRYIKSDFVDFLRIFQFQRAFIEARAEGEQLSIVARGPQVHVMGFEIFVLAIVNELYFRRLGGGADVLQEGRRRLAAKIARVQALAAEAPRAHPFEMFDFGLRRRYSAAWQREVVQAFAAQAPQWFKGTSNVLLARDLQLVPIGTMAHEYLQSYQALGVRLRDFQKAALEDWVQEYRGDLGVALTDTVGMDAFLADFDLYFAKLFDGLRHDSGDPVAWGEKALAHYARLRIDAHGKRLVFSDGLDVERALALHRHFGDRVQLGFGIGTQLSNDLGPRPLNIVMKIVRANGQPVAKLSDSPGKTLCDDETYLAYLRQVFGLPHEA, from the coding sequence ATGGCACCGATCATCCAGAGCCTGCTGGACACCGACCTCTACAAATTCACGATGTGGCAGGCACTGCTGCACCGCCATCCGCAGACGCAGGCGGAGTACCGCTTCGTCTGCCGCAATGCACCGGCCTTTCCGCTCGCGGAACTGCTGCCGCAGGTCAACGCGGAACTCGACGCCCTGTGCGCCCTGCGCTTCTCCCCGGACGAACTGGACTATCTCGGCGGGCTGCGCTACATCAAGAGCGACTTCGTGGATTTCCTGCGCATCTTCCAGTTCCAGCGCGCCTTCATCGAGGCGCGGGCGGAAGGGGAGCAGCTGTCGATCGTGGCGCGCGGGCCCCAGGTGCATGTGATGGGCTTCGAGATCTTCGTGCTGGCCATCGTGAACGAGCTGTATTTCCGCCGGCTCGGCGGTGGGGCGGACGTGCTGCAGGAAGGCCGCCGGCGGCTGGCCGCGAAGATCGCGCGGGTGCAGGCGCTGGCCGCGGAGGCGCCGCGCGCCCATCCGTTCGAGATGTTCGACTTCGGCCTGCGCCGGCGCTACAGCGCCGCCTGGCAGCGCGAGGTGGTGCAGGCCTTCGCCGCGCAGGCTCCGCAGTGGTTCAAGGGCACGTCGAACGTGCTGCTGGCCCGCGACCTGCAACTGGTGCCCATCGGCACCATGGCCCACGAATACCTGCAGAGCTACCAGGCCCTGGGCGTGCGGCTGCGCGATTTCCAGAAGGCGGCGCTGGAGGACTGGGTGCAGGAATACCGCGGCGACCTCGGCGTCGCGCTCACCGACACGGTCGGCATGGACGCCTTCCTCGCGGATTTCGACCTGTATTTCGCCAAGCTCTTCGACGGCCTGCGGCACGACTCGGGCGATCCGGTCGCCTGGGGCGAGAAGGCCCTGGCGCACTATGCGCGGCTGCGCATCGACGCCCACGGCAAGCGGCTGGTGTTCTCCGACGGGCTCGACGTGGAGCGTGCGCTGGCGCTCCACCGCCACTTCGGCGACCGCGTGCAGCTGGGCTTCGGCATCGGCACGCAGCTCAGCAACGACCTGGGGCCGCGCCCGCTCAACATCGTCATGAAGATCGTGCGTGCCAATGGCCAGCCGGTCGCGAAACTGTCCGACAGCCCGGGCAAGACGCTGTGCGACGATGAAACCTACCTCGCCTACCTGCGGCAGGTATTCGGCCTGCCGCACGAGGCCTGA
- a CDS encoding cysteine hydrolase, with protein MTHPSTPLHLLAIDPQNDFCDLPADWCPADPASGTRLAPSLPVAGAHDDMQRLAAFVRRAANRLDAVTVTLDSHQRYDVAHPLFWKTREGTEVQPFTPVTAAQVRDGTFLPRDAAALPRVLAYLDALEAQGRYTLMVWPVHCEIGSWGHGVHAEVLAACAQWQSARGQAVHAVFKGMNPWTEHYSAIEAEVPDPQDPATALNVPLLQRLGAAECLVIAGEASSHCVRATTEHIVRHLPRLQPDWTPERIVLLTDCMSPVRGFESQHDAFLEAMRAQGVRLAVSDDIAA; from the coding sequence ATGACCCACCCCTCCACCCCGCTGCACCTGCTGGCCATCGATCCCCAGAACGATTTCTGCGACCTGCCTGCGGACTGGTGCCCCGCCGATCCGGCCAGCGGTACGCGGCTGGCCCCGTCGCTGCCCGTGGCCGGTGCGCACGACGACATGCAGCGGCTGGCAGCGTTCGTGCGGCGTGCCGCCAACCGCCTGGACGCCGTCACCGTCACGCTGGATTCGCACCAGCGCTACGACGTGGCCCACCCGCTCTTCTGGAAGACGCGCGAAGGCACGGAGGTGCAGCCCTTCACGCCGGTCACTGCCGCGCAGGTACGCGACGGCACTTTCCTGCCGCGCGACGCCGCCGCCCTGCCCCGCGTGCTGGCGTATCTGGACGCGCTGGAGGCCCAGGGCCGCTACACGCTCATGGTGTGGCCGGTGCACTGCGAGATAGGAAGCTGGGGCCACGGCGTGCACGCCGAGGTGCTGGCAGCCTGCGCGCAGTGGCAGTCCGCGCGCGGACAGGCCGTACATGCCGTGTTCAAGGGCATGAACCCCTGGACAGAACACTACAGCGCGATCGAGGCCGAGGTGCCCGACCCGCAGGACCCGGCGACCGCGCTCAACGTGCCGCTGCTGCAGCGCCTGGGCGCAGCGGAGTGCCTGGTGATCGCCGGGGAGGCCAGCAGCCACTGCGTGCGCGCCACCACCGAGCACATCGTGCGGCACCTGCCGCGCCTGCAGCCGGACTGGACGCCGGAGCGCATCGTGCTGCTGACCGACTGCATGAGCCCGGTGCGCGGCTTCGAAAGCCAGCATGACGCCTTCCTCGAAGCGATGCGCGCGCAGGGCGTGCGGCTCGCGGTTTCGGACGACATCGCGGCTTAG